One region of Eupeodes corollae chromosome 1, idEupCoro1.1, whole genome shotgun sequence genomic DNA includes:
- the LOC129951372 gene encoding putative mediator of RNA polymerase II transcription subunit 24 gives MRPEKLEKRDTRYKQDKQNKGDNEINEAKDTNDTNDIKNNNDTNATKDTNGTNDTNETNGTNDTNDTNDTNDTNDTNDTNDTNDTNDTNDTNDTNDTNDTNDTNDTNDTNDTNHTNYTNDTNDTNDTNDTNDTNETNDTNDTNDTNYTNDTNDTNDTNGTTDTSPN, from the coding sequence ATGAGAccagaaaaacttgaaaaacgAGACACACGATACAAacaagacaaacaaaataaaggagACAACGAGATAAACGAAGCCAAGGATACCAACGATACCAacgatattaaaaataataacgatACCAACGCTACCAAAGATACCAACGGTACCAATGATACTAACGAAACCAACGGTACCAACGATACCAACGATACGAACGATACGAACGATACCAACGATACCAACGATACCAACGATACCAACGATACCAACGATACCAACGATACCAACGATACGAACGATACCAACGATACCAACGATACCAACGATACCAACGATACCAACGATACCAACCATACCAACTATACCAACGATACCAACGATACCAACGACACCAACGATACCAACGATACCAACGAAACCAACGATACCAACGATACCAACGATACCAACTATACCAACGATACCAACGATACCAACGATACCAACGGTACCACAGATACTAGCCCAAACTAG